The proteins below come from a single Micromonospora citrea genomic window:
- a CDS encoding TetR/AcrR family transcriptional regulator — translation MSPARTDHDSRRQDVSEAVWQVLAEHGFGGLTMRAVAAALGSSTGLVTHYFAGKRELIAHALDILEVRTAQRPRRAAPAPGLAALRTQILNILPLTPDAAAMNRIWVGSWDVALSDPELFAAQTLRYERIRAGLRTCIEDAQRLGELPDGDPAALATTVLSFTHGLVVQALFDPERLPAATQTRLVDDFLAALTG, via the coding sequence ATGAGCCCCGCACGTACCGACCACGACTCCCGCCGCCAGGACGTCTCCGAGGCCGTCTGGCAGGTCCTGGCCGAGCACGGCTTCGGCGGCCTCACCATGCGCGCCGTGGCGGCGGCCCTGGGATCGTCCACCGGGCTGGTCACCCACTACTTCGCCGGCAAGCGCGAACTGATCGCGCACGCCCTGGACATCCTCGAGGTCCGCACCGCGCAACGCCCCCGCCGGGCCGCTCCCGCTCCCGGACTCGCGGCGCTGCGCACGCAGATCCTCAACATCCTCCCGCTGACTCCCGACGCCGCCGCGATGAACCGCATCTGGGTCGGCTCCTGGGACGTCGCCCTGTCCGACCCGGAGCTGTTCGCCGCCCAGACCCTCCGCTACGAACGCATCCGGGCGGGCCTGCGCACCTGCATCGAGGACGCCCAACGGCTGGGCGAGCTGCCCGACGGCGACCCGGCCGCGCTCGCGACGACGGTCCTGTCGTTCACCCACGGGCTGGTGGTTCAGGCGCTCTTCGATCCCGAGCGGCTGCCGGCCGCGACGCAGACCCGGCTCGTCGACGACTTCCTCGCAGCGCTCACCGGCTGA
- a CDS encoding VOC family protein — MISQLLTVTFDARDPVRLARFWAAMLHREVVEDAGGVLLPGEEGQLGLRFVPGAAEGVGPHRRMHLHLTSASQADQRHTVESALGLGAGHLDVGQRPEEGHVVLADPEGNEFCVIEPGNAFLAGCGLLGELACDGTREVGLFWGAVLGWPLVWDQDQQTAIQSPHGGTKVAWGGPPLAPKEVRNPQRLDLASPDVDRQTEVDRLVSLGATLLDAGAGDTVVLADPDGNEFCLRAS, encoded by the coding sequence ATGATCTCGCAGCTGCTGACGGTGACCTTCGACGCCCGCGACCCGGTCCGCCTCGCGCGGTTCTGGGCCGCCATGCTGCATCGGGAGGTCGTCGAGGACGCCGGCGGTGTGCTCCTGCCCGGCGAGGAGGGCCAGCTCGGCCTCCGGTTCGTCCCGGGCGCCGCGGAGGGGGTGGGGCCCCACCGCCGCATGCACCTCCACCTGACCAGTGCCAGCCAGGCCGACCAGCGGCACACTGTGGAGTCGGCGCTGGGCCTCGGCGCCGGCCATCTCGACGTCGGGCAGCGCCCCGAGGAGGGGCACGTCGTCCTGGCCGACCCCGAGGGCAACGAGTTCTGCGTGATCGAGCCGGGCAACGCGTTCCTCGCCGGGTGCGGGCTCCTCGGCGAACTCGCCTGCGACGGCACCCGGGAGGTGGGTCTCTTCTGGGGTGCGGTGCTGGGCTGGCCGCTGGTGTGGGACCAGGACCAGCAGACCGCGATCCAGTCACCGCACGGCGGCACGAAGGTCGCGTGGGGCGGCCCGCCGCTGGCACCGAAGGAGGTGCGGAACCCGCAGCGTCTCGACCTCGCCTCGCCCGATGTCGACCGGCAGACGGAGGTCGACCGGCTGGTCTCCCTCGGGGCGACGCTGCTCGACGCCGGCGCGGGCGACACCGTCGTGCTGGCCGATCCCGACGGCAACGAGTTCTGCCTGCGGGCGAGCTGA